ATAAATCCAATAATAAAATTAGGGTGTAACCTACTAGGGGTAATCTTGTCTTTTCTAGTATTTACAGTAGAGGGGCTTTTTCTCATCTTAGGATTTACGTTCATAATAGCTTTGATTGAAAAGAATCTAACTAAAAAAAGTCTATTAAAAATATCTCCATTATTGTTGTTTGGAGTTGGAATATTTATAACTAATTTATTGTGGGGAAGTGGGAATTTTAATGACAGTTTTTCATATGGGAATTTTATCTTAGGTCTAAAACTCTTTTTAAGAGTAGCTATAATTGGAACATTAGCAATGAGTTTTTTATTTAATATAGACCCAAATAGGATGTTGATGAGTCTTATGCAGAATTTAAGGCTGAATCCAGGGCTAGCTTATGGTATTATGGTAGCTTTCAGGTTCTTTCCAATGATGGAAAATGATATGAATATGATAAAAAATGCAAGGGATATTAGGCTTGGAGGAAGAAAAA
This sequence is a window from Psychrilyobacter atlanticus DSM 19335. Protein-coding genes within it:
- a CDS encoding energy-coupling factor transporter transmembrane component T family protein; this encodes MFREINPIIKLGCNLLGVILSFLVFTVEGLFLILGFTFIIALIEKNLTKKSLLKISPLLLFGVGIFITNLLWGSGNFNDSFSYGNFILGLKLFLRVAIIGTLAMSFLFNIDPNRMLMSLMQNLRLNPGLAYGIMVAFRFFPMMENDMNMIKNARDIRLGGRKKTFKEKITLPIPLLATNIRRAERVAIAMEGRGFDRFNKRTHYKSIPLKFIDFIYLMVISGIFILVYFYGRGEGNWLGY